The nucleotide window GCAGGGACCGGCGAACAGGGCGAGGGCCTTTCCCCCCACCGTCTTCCCGTTCACCGTGATGACGGTGTCCTCTTTTTTGAATTCCCGGCTGACGAGTTTGAACGGGGCGAGGATCCTCAGCACCTTCTCGACGACCGGCAGCCCCTCGAACGCGTCCGGGTCCAGCTTCCGCTCGTCGCCGATCGCACCGATGATCGTGCGCTCCACCCCGCGCGAGATGTGCGCGGTCAGCCCCTTCCCCTTGATCGTCTCCTCGATCTGCCGGACGTCCTCGTCCGTGGCGCCGGCTCGCAATACGATGATCATGCGTATACTCCTTTTATACGGCCCGGGGGTAGGAGCCGAGGATCTTGATGAACTGGGCCCGCAGCTTGAGGTCCTCGAGCGCCTTCGCGACCGGCGGGTCGGTGAGGTGGCCCGACATGTCGAGGAAGAAGAGGTACTCCCACGCCTTCGTCTTGACGGGGCGCGACTCGATCTTGGTCAGGTTCACGTTGTGCGTCGCGAACGGCTGCAGCATCAGGTAGAGCGCCCCGACCTCGTCCCGGCCGGAGAAGAGGATCGAGGTCTTGTCGTCCCCCGTGGGGACGGACGCGTGCTTCCCGAGGATGATGAACCGGGTGAAGTTGTTCGTGTTGTCCTGGATCCGCTTCCGGATCGCCTGCAGCCCGTAGATCTTGCCCGCCGCCTCCCCCGCGATCGCCGCCGCCGCCGGGTCGTCCGCCGCGAGCTCCGCCGCGCGCGCCGTGCTCTCGACGTCGAAGACGGGGACCTCGCGAAGGTTCCGCTCGAGCCAGCCGCGGCACTGGGCGATGGCGTGCGGATGGGAGTAGACCTTCCTCACGTGGTCGATGTCGCCCGTGACGTTCAGGAGGTCGTGCGCCACCTCGACGAGGATCTCCCCGCAGATCAGCAGGTTGTAATCGACGAACATGTCGAGGGTGTTGCTGACGATCCCCTCGCTGCTGTTCTCGATCGGCACCACCCCGAAGTCGGCCGCGTTCCGGTCGACCGCGTCGAACACCGCGGAGAGGTTGATCTGGGGAACGTACTCGGCGCTCTCGCCGAAATGCTTCAGGCACGCGAGGTGGGTGAAGGTGGCCTGGGGGCCCAGGAACGCCACGGAAAGCGGCTTTTCGAGGGAGAGGGACGCGGAGATGATCTCCCGGTAGATCGCCTTCAATCCGTCGTTGGGGAACGGCCCTTCGTTCACGGCGGTCAGGCGCCGGAGGATCTCCACTTCCCGCTCGGGGACGTAGAACTTGAGGTTGCGCTCCTTCTTGATCGACCCGACCTCGATGGCCGCCTTCGCCCGGCGGTTGAGCAGCTCGAGGATCCGGTCGTCGATGGCGTCGATTTCGACGCGGAGCTCCTTCAGACGGTCCTGCGTCAAGCCGCCCCCCCGGCCTTCCGCTTCATCGCCCCCATCTCCCGGAACTTCCGGTAGCGCCGCTCGAGGAGCTGGGGGATCGGCAGGGACAGGAGCGGAGTGAGCGCCTCCAGCAGCGCCGCCTTCAACGCGTCGCCGGCCGCCTTGTGGTCGCGGTGCGCGCCACCCAACGGCTCCGGGATGATCCGGTCGATGACCCCGAACTTCTTCAGGTCCGGGGCCGTGATCTTCATCATCTCCGCCGCCACCTCGGCCTTGGCCGTGTCGCGCCAGAGGATCGAGGCGCACCCCTCGGGGGAGATGACGGAGTAGATGGAATATTCCATCATCAGGATCTCGTCCCCCACGCCGATGGCCAGCGCCCCGCCGCTCCCCCCCTCGCCGATGACGGCCACGACGATCGGGGTTTTCAGGTGGGACATCTCCAGGAGGTTGCGTGCGATCGCCTCGGACTGGCCGCGCTCCTCGGCGCCGATCCCGGGGAAGGCCCCCGGGGTATCGATGAAGGTGATGACGGGCAGGCGGAACTTCTCCGCCATCTTCATGACGCGGAGGGCCTTGCGGTACCCCTCCGGATTCGCCATGCCGAAGTTGCGCTGGATTTTCTCGTTGGTGTTGCGCCCCTTCTGCTGTCCGATGAGGACGACCCGCTGCCCCTCGAGCTCGGCGAAACCGCACACCAGGGGAGGATCGTCGCGAAACGCCCGGTCCCCGTGCAGTTCGACGAAATTCTTGAAGCAGAGGTTGACGTAGTCGAGCAGGTACGGCCGGTTCGGGTGGCGGGCGAGCTGGGTGACCTGCCAGCGCGTGAGGTTGGAGAAGACCTCCTTGCGGATCTTCCCGATCTTCCGCTCCAGCTTCCCGATCTCTTCCTTGACGCCCTTGTCCGTCCCGTCGTCGAGGCGTTTCAGCTGCTCGAGGCGATTTTCAAGGTCGACGATCGGCCGCTCGAAATCGAGGTATTGGAGGATCATCCGCGCTCCTTCATCGGATTTCGCAAACCTATATTTTATGCGGAATTACGGTCAGGACAAGTACATTCTGACAACTTCCGAGGGGGGACGGGACGCCTCGCCCGGGACAATATGAACGAGATTCGGTTCCGGGGAGAGCCAGGTCACCTGCCGTTTGGCGTACCGCCGGGTGTCCCGTTTCACCGCCGCGATCGTTTCGGGAAGCGCGACGCCGTCCAGGAGATGTGCCGCCGCGTGGCGATACCCGAGGGCCATCATCGGCTTAAGCGACCGGTCGAACCCCCTGGCGAGCAGTCCACGGACCTCTTCCGCCAACCCTCGCCGGAACATCTCCTCCGTCCGGGCATCGATCCTGCGGTACAGCGTCTCCCGGTCCGGCCAAAGGGCAAGGAACAGGCACCCATGCCGCGCCTCCGCGGTGCTCCAGGCCGCACGCGCCCGGCTGGGGGGGATTCCGGCGACCGCGGCGATCTCTAGCGCGCGCAGGACCCGGTACCGGTCGGAGGGATGCACCTTCGCGGACGTTTCGGGGTCGATGCGCGCAAGCGTAGCGTGGAGCGCCGCCCCCCCCTCGGCTTCCCAACGCCTTGAGAGCTCCTCCCGGACGCGCGGGTCCGAGGGGAGAGGGTCCAGCCCCCGCAGCAGCGCGCGGATGTACATCCCCGTCCCGCCGACCACCATCGGCACCTTTCCCCGGGCGCGGATCTCCCCGATCGCCCGCTCCGCCTCCCGGACGTACCTCCCGGCGTCGTACGGCTCGTCGGGATCCGCCACGTCGATCAGGTGATGGGGGACCTCGGCCCGCTCCGTCACGGTGGGCTTCGCGGTGCCGATGTCGAAGTGCCGGTACACCTGGAGGGAATCGGCGTTGACGATCTCCACGGGGAATTCGCGCGCCAGGGCCAGGGCCAGAGCCGATTTCCCCGAGGCCGTCGGGCCGGAGAGGACGACGATCCGGTCGGCGGTCATCCCGTGCGGTGAAAGAGGGCGTCGAGACGGGCCCGGGAGATGCGGATCCACACCGGGCGGCCGTGGGGGCAGCTGTGGGCGGCCACCGCCGCGTCGAGCTCCGCGAGCAGGAGGCGGGCGCGCTCCGTCGTCACCCGCTCGCCGCCGCGTACGGCCGTGTGGCACGCCATCCGCCACAACTCGCGATCCGCGTCGAACAGGTCCTTGGGGAGAGTCTCCTGGGCGCGCAGCGATTCGCACAGCTCCTCCCACCATCGCCGCGCGTCGAACCCCGGCAGTGCCGCCGGGCCGCCGGTCAGGCGGATCCGCTCCCCCCCCGCCGGCTCGAAGGAGAATCCGGTCCGGGCGAGAAACGTCTCGACGGCCGATCGCTCGTCCGCCTCCGACAGGACTCCCGGGAGCGCGACCTCCACCGGGTCGAGCCATCGCTGCGTCGGGGCCCCCTTCCCGAGGTACCGATCCTTCAGGCGCGAGAAGACGATCCGTTCGTCGGCGGCGTGCTGGTCGACGAGGACGATCCCGCCAGGCTCCTCGCAGACCAGATACGTCGCCAGCACCTGACCGATCGGGAGAAGGGACGAAAAGAACCGCTCCCCGGTCGCGTCGCTCCCCCGTTCGGCGAACGGCAGGTCCCCCCCGCGTT belongs to Deltaproteobacteria bacterium and includes:
- the miaA gene encoding tRNA (adenosine(37)-N6)-dimethylallyltransferase MiaA, with product MTADRIVVLSGPTASGKSALALALAREFPVEIVNADSLQVYRHFDIGTAKPTVTERAEVPHHLIDVADPDEPYDAGRYVREAERAIGEIRARGKVPMVVGGTGMYIRALLRGLDPLPSDPRVREELSRRWEAEGGAALHATLARIDPETSAKVHPSDRYRVLRALEIAAVAGIPPSRARAAWSTAEARHGCLFLALWPDRETLYRRIDARTEEMFRRGLAEEVRGLLARGFDRSLKPMMALGYRHAAAHLLDGVALPETIAAVKRDTRRYAKRQVTWLSPEPNLVHIVPGEASRPPSEVVRMYLS
- the pheA gene encoding prephenate dehydratase translates to MTQDRLKELRVEIDAIDDRILELLNRRAKAAIEVGSIKKERNLKFYVPEREVEILRRLTAVNEGPFPNDGLKAIYREIISASLSLEKPLSVAFLGPQATFTHLACLKHFGESAEYVPQINLSAVFDAVDRNAADFGVVPIENSSEGIVSNTLDMFVDYNLLICGEILVEVAHDLLNVTGDIDHVRKVYSHPHAIAQCRGWLERNLREVPVFDVESTARAAELAADDPAAAAIAGEAAGKIYGLQAIRKRIQDNTNNFTRFIILGKHASVPTGDDKTSILFSGRDEVGALYLMLQPFATHNVNLTKIESRPVKTKAWEYLFFLDMSGHLTDPPVAKALEDLKLRAQFIKILGSYPRAV
- a CDS encoding acetyl-CoA carboxylase carboxyltransferase subunit alpha; translation: MILQYLDFERPIVDLENRLEQLKRLDDGTDKGVKEEIGKLERKIGKIRKEVFSNLTRWQVTQLARHPNRPYLLDYVNLCFKNFVELHGDRAFRDDPPLVCGFAELEGQRVVLIGQQKGRNTNEKIQRNFGMANPEGYRKALRVMKMAEKFRLPVITFIDTPGAFPGIGAEERGQSEAIARNLLEMSHLKTPIVVAVIGEGGSGGALAIGVGDEILMMEYSIYSVISPEGCASILWRDTAKAEVAAEMMKITAPDLKKFGVIDRIIPEPLGGAHRDHKAAGDALKAALLEALTPLLSLPIPQLLERRYRKFREMGAMKRKAGGAA